A DNA window from Litorivicinus lipolyticus contains the following coding sequences:
- a CDS encoding MucB/RseB C-terminal domain-containing protein, whose product MAAPMATDPMADKVMAQMSSAFNSRAWTGSLVYTKGQQMVSLRVYRDIVAGQPVERLERLSGEPVQMMRRGNWLLGLYPGKEVLRQGYPVPSAALPPLGQRLTHIKGHYTLSILADARVANRTAVPVKLTATDDLRFDRIYWCDAETGLMLRSQTLDGERILEQFEFLDVTMSEPLADDRLVVDAQGMEVFRHPLVPSASDLLSNIDQLPKGFMPISQSTDPDTGVSQLVSDGVSLVSIFYEPVSNASMRVRAEDGPTHALSQSVETALGWIKVTAVGEVPMRTLEALLGAIDVTRIPLLFKQDAS is encoded by the coding sequence ATGGCAGCACCGATGGCCACCGACCCCATGGCCGACAAAGTCATGGCGCAAATGAGCAGCGCCTTCAATAGCCGTGCCTGGACCGGTAGCCTGGTCTACACCAAGGGCCAGCAGATGGTGTCGTTGCGGGTGTATCGGGACATTGTCGCCGGCCAACCGGTCGAGCGGCTGGAGCGGCTGAGTGGCGAGCCGGTGCAAATGATGCGCCGTGGTAATTGGTTGCTCGGGCTGTACCCGGGCAAAGAAGTTTTGCGTCAAGGCTACCCGGTTCCGAGCGCTGCGCTACCGCCGCTGGGACAGCGGCTAACTCACATCAAAGGTCATTACACCTTATCGATACTGGCGGATGCGCGGGTGGCCAATCGCACCGCGGTGCCGGTCAAGTTGACCGCCACCGATGACCTGCGCTTTGATCGCATTTATTGGTGTGATGCCGAAACGGGGTTGATGCTGCGCAGTCAGACCTTGGACGGCGAGCGTATTTTGGAGCAGTTCGAGTTTTTGGATGTGACTATGAGCGAGCCGCTGGCCGACGACCGTTTGGTGGTCGACGCGCAGGGAATGGAGGTGTTTCGCCACCCCTTGGTCCCCAGTGCCTCGGACCTGCTGAGCAACATCGATCAACTCCCTAAGGGCTTTATGCCGATCAGTCAGAGCACGGACCCGGATACCGGTGTTAGCCAGCTGGTCAGTGACGGAGTGTCCTTGGTGTCGATATTTTACGAGCCGGTCAGCAACGCCTCGATGCGCGTGCGTGCCGAAGACGGCCCGACCCATGCGCTGAGTCAGTCCGTCGAAACTGCGCTCGGATGGATCAAGGTTACCGCGGTCGGCGAGGTGCCCATGCGGACCTTGGAAGCCCTTTTGGGTGCTATTGATGTGACCCGCATCCCGCTACTTTTTAAACAGGACGCTTCATGA
- the ygfZ gene encoding CAF17-like 4Fe-4S cluster assembly/insertion protein YgfZ, translating to MYALHNWQLVRIHGRDPLALLQGQITADVRALDDGTGVNGALCTPKGRMVASFGVARRGDDVLLSVPKDRVQALSGALAKYLPFFGCSIEALDWHGVGLTEPGSEAISIALGNGLFESWSESPAADAADGWEALRIEHNLPWVDTLTDQAFTPQQLNLQSTGGISFTKGCYTGQEVVARTEHLGKVKKFAHRVTLSGDCRPGDLSLEGRKVGTLCHVAGDHGIAVMDPSISACECPGGRVTEPSLPYPITSPIKRRSNG from the coding sequence TTGTACGCATTGCACAACTGGCAACTGGTCCGAATACACGGCCGCGATCCGCTCGCTTTACTGCAAGGCCAGATCACCGCTGACGTACGCGCGCTGGATGATGGCACCGGCGTCAATGGCGCACTGTGCACGCCCAAAGGCCGTATGGTCGCCAGTTTCGGGGTCGCGCGCCGCGGCGACGACGTCCTCCTGAGTGTGCCCAAAGACCGCGTCCAGGCGCTGTCCGGCGCGTTGGCCAAGTACCTGCCATTCTTCGGTTGCTCGATCGAGGCGCTGGACTGGCATGGGGTCGGCCTGACCGAGCCTGGGAGCGAAGCTATCAGCATCGCCCTCGGCAACGGCTTGTTTGAGAGCTGGTCCGAAAGCCCCGCCGCTGACGCTGCGGACGGCTGGGAGGCGCTGCGAATTGAACACAACCTGCCGTGGGTCGACACCCTAACCGACCAGGCCTTCACCCCGCAGCAGCTCAACCTGCAGTCCACCGGGGGCATCAGCTTTACCAAAGGTTGCTACACCGGCCAAGAAGTGGTCGCCCGCACCGAACACTTGGGCAAGGTCAAAAAATTTGCACATCGGGTCACGCTCAGCGGTGACTGCAGGCCCGGTGATTTGAGCCTGGAAGGCCGCAAAGTCGGCACCCTATGTCACGTTGCCGGCGACCATGGCATTGCCGTGATGGACCCGAGCATCAGCGCCTGCGAGTGCCCCGGCGGGCGCGTTACCGAGCCGTCGCTGCCCTACCCCATCACGTCGCCGATTAAACGTCGCTCCAACGGATAG
- a CDS encoding transporter substrate-binding domain-containing protein: protein MAADLDVKIDAMDWAEAQNRLLAGNVDALMQINPNPERLERMAFSDPLLATDFTLFRRTERLDLIGADSLNGQRIGAERASFPAELVARIDGAIPVDIDHLRDGLRAVSVGTLDGILVDNWVGLHLIQQLGIENLTPPPPANRWRPAHHVSRC from the coding sequence ATGGCCGCCGATTTAGACGTTAAAATTGACGCCATGGACTGGGCCGAGGCGCAAAATCGACTGCTTGCCGGCAACGTCGACGCGCTGATGCAAATCAACCCAAACCCTGAACGCCTCGAACGCATGGCATTTTCCGATCCGCTGCTGGCCACCGATTTCACCCTGTTCCGGCGCACCGAACGGCTGGATTTGATTGGGGCCGACAGCCTCAACGGCCAACGCATCGGCGCTGAACGCGCCAGTTTTCCTGCCGAACTGGTGGCCCGCATTGACGGCGCCATCCCGGTCGATATCGATCATCTACGCGACGGTTTGCGCGCGGTCAGCGTCGGGACGCTGGACGGTATCCTCGTCGACAACTGGGTCGGGCTGCACCTGATCCAGCAACTCGGCATTGAAAACCTAACCCCCCCCCCCCCGGCCAACCGCTGGCGACCAGCACATCACGTATCGCGGTGTTAA
- the nadB gene encoding L-aspartate oxidase: MPKPTNRPFTFDVVILGSGAAGLAAAIDLPAHLSVAILSKNAVGGSTPWAQGGIAAVVESTDSLEEHVQDTMIAGAGLCDEAAVRHTVNAGEDSIQWLLEQGTHFDESDGKFHLTREGGHSHRRVLHAADATGAEIHRALLAQAHSRSNLRFFDQRVAVDLIVDRSLARDQRRIQGVYAFHLGKNQVQTFAAKAVILATGGASKVYFYTSNPAGASGDGIAMAYRAGCRVANMEFNQFHPTCLHHPDAKSFLISEALRGEGGRLTLPDGEPFMHRHDSRGELAPRDVVARAIDFEMKRLGAQHLYLDISHKPAGFIRKHFPTIAVKCAEHGIDITREPIPVVPAAHYTCGGVMVDRNGATDIAGLYAAGEVSYTGLHGANRMASNSLLECIVWGRAAAHDIGRASLPAINLGAIKPWDDSQVKDSDEDVVVSHNWDEARRFMWDYVGIVRTDKRLLRALHRVNLLQSEIDEFYSNYHVTGNLLELRNLVQVAELMVRCALQRKESRGLHYSLDYPENTGAGAPTIIDPAA, from the coding sequence ATGCCTAAACCAACCAACCGCCCGTTCACCTTTGACGTCGTCATATTAGGGTCTGGCGCCGCCGGCCTTGCCGCTGCGATCGACCTGCCCGCCCACTTGAGTGTCGCGATACTGTCGAAAAACGCGGTTGGCGGCAGCACCCCGTGGGCTCAGGGCGGCATTGCCGCGGTCGTCGAATCGACCGATTCGCTCGAAGAACACGTTCAAGACACCATGATTGCCGGCGCCGGCTTGTGCGACGAGGCCGCGGTCCGCCATACCGTCAACGCCGGTGAGGACAGCATTCAATGGCTGCTTGAGCAGGGCACCCATTTCGACGAAAGCGATGGCAAATTCCACCTGACCCGCGAGGGTGGCCACAGCCATCGCCGGGTACTGCATGCGGCCGATGCCACCGGCGCGGAAATCCATCGCGCCCTGCTGGCCCAGGCACACAGCCGCTCCAACCTGCGCTTTTTTGATCAGCGCGTGGCCGTTGATTTGATTGTTGACCGCAGCCTGGCCCGCGATCAACGTCGCATTCAGGGTGTCTACGCCTTTCACTTGGGTAAAAACCAAGTCCAGACCTTTGCCGCCAAAGCGGTCATTTTGGCCACCGGCGGCGCCAGCAAGGTGTATTTTTATACCTCGAACCCGGCTGGCGCTTCGGGTGACGGCATTGCCATGGCCTACCGCGCCGGTTGCCGGGTCGCCAACATGGAATTCAACCAGTTCCACCCGACCTGTTTGCACCACCCCGACGCCAAATCTTTTTTGATCAGCGAAGCACTGCGCGGCGAAGGCGGACGTTTGACCTTGCCGGACGGCGAACCCTTTATGCACCGGCACGATTCGCGGGGTGAACTGGCACCGCGTGATGTGGTAGCACGCGCAATTGATTTTGAAATGAAGCGCTTGGGCGCCCAGCACCTGTACCTGGACATCAGCCACAAGCCGGCGGGTTTCATTCGCAAACATTTCCCGACCATTGCCGTCAAATGCGCCGAACACGGCATCGACATCACCCGCGAACCCATTCCCGTGGTCCCGGCGGCGCACTACACCTGTGGCGGGGTCATGGTTGACCGTAACGGCGCCACCGACATCGCCGGGTTGTATGCCGCCGGCGAAGTCAGCTACACCGGTTTGCACGGGGCCAACCGCATGGCCAGCAACTCGCTGCTTGAGTGCATTGTATGGGGACGCGCGGCGGCTCACGACATCGGTCGGGCGTCGCTGCCGGCGATCAACCTCGGGGCGATCAAGCCCTGGGATGACAGCCAAGTCAAAGACTCGGATGAGGACGTCGTGGTCAGCCATAATTGGGATGAAGCACGCCGCTTTATGTGGGACTACGTCGGCATCGTGCGGACCGATAAACGCCTATTACGCGCGCTGCACCGGGTCAATTTGCTGCAATCGGAAATCGATGAGTTTTATTCGAACTACCACGTCACCGGCAATTTGTTGGAGCTGCGCAACCTAGTCCAGGTGGCCGAGTTGATGGTGCGCTGTGCGTTGCAGCGCAAAGAATCACGCGGGCTGCATTACAGCCTGGACTACCCTGAGAACACCGGCGCCGGCGCCCCAACCATCATCGATCCAGCAGCCTAA
- a CDS encoding SoxR reducing system RseC family protein encodes MTPVNHCDTQPGKIIAERPGQVAVMTHARGGCGRCRQPGGCGRPMDERPTTTWIDNEAGFEVGDAVELNVATPALEKAAWSAYGIPLAGLIVGGGLGVAFGDAVSVALGLAGLWLGLGYVRLRSHRLAPQMWITPVNKS; translated from the coding sequence ATGACTCCAGTCAACCACTGCGACACCCAACCGGGTAAAATTATCGCCGAGCGCCCAGGGCAGGTCGCGGTGATGACCCACGCCCGTGGCGGCTGCGGCCGTTGCCGCCAGCCCGGAGGTTGTGGCCGTCCGATGGACGAACGCCCGACCACGACCTGGATCGACAACGAGGCCGGCTTTGAGGTCGGTGATGCGGTCGAATTGAATGTGGCAACACCGGCCCTGGAAAAAGCCGCCTGGAGCGCCTACGGGATTCCCTTGGCCGGTTTAATCGTCGGCGGCGGGCTTGGGGTCGCCTTTGGCGATGCGGTGTCGGTTGCGCTGGGATTGGCGGGTCTGTGGTTGGGGCTGGGGTATGTTCGTTTGCGCTCGCATCGATTGGCGCCACAGATGTGGATCACCCCGGTTAACAAATCGTAA
- a CDS encoding uracil-DNA glycosylase — protein MFLPTSWHPVANRLPPDYLAQLAARLPTPSFPPESQWLRAYQLCPAGATKVVIIGQDPYHGPGQAEGLSFSVASGKWPPSLTNIFKEMCDDLGCQPPFSGSLVGWAEQGVLLLNRVLSVSPGRANSHQGLGWEQLTQATIEYLAAQPQPRVYWLWGKAAQGLASLIPAHQLALCAPHPSPLSSYRGFFGSKPFSQTNAYLQAHGLTPIRWSDV, from the coding sequence ATGTTTTTACCAACATCATGGCATCCGGTGGCGAATCGGCTGCCGCCTGACTACCTTGCGCAATTGGCGGCACGCCTACCGACACCCAGCTTTCCGCCCGAGTCGCAGTGGTTGCGGGCCTATCAGCTGTGCCCTGCGGGGGCGACTAAAGTTGTGATCATCGGCCAAGATCCGTACCACGGTCCTGGGCAGGCCGAGGGCCTGTCGTTTTCGGTGGCGTCGGGGAAGTGGCCACCGAGTTTGACCAATATATTCAAAGAAATGTGTGATGACCTCGGCTGTCAGCCCCCGTTCAGCGGGTCGTTGGTGGGCTGGGCTGAGCAGGGTGTGCTGCTGTTGAATCGGGTGTTGAGCGTGTCGCCCGGCCGAGCAAATAGTCATCAAGGGCTGGGCTGGGAGCAGCTGACCCAGGCGACCATCGAGTATTTGGCGGCGCAGCCGCAACCACGCGTGTATTGGCTGTGGGGCAAGGCAGCCCAAGGCTTGGCATCGTTGATCCCGGCGCATCAGTTGGCACTGTGCGCGCCGCACCCATCGCCGCTGTCCAGTTACCGTGGTTTTTTTGGTTCAAAACCGTTCTCCCAAACCAATGCGTATTTGCAGGCCCATGGCCTGACGCCTATCCGTTGGAGCGACGTTTAA
- a CDS encoding sigma-E factor negative regulatory protein translates to MNDKIKESLSALVDGELDAFQTRRVLQEADKDASVDTAWDSYQRIGRVMRASADAEIDLSAGIMAQISGQVVSDDVSPQTPVQTRWIQRWTGQVAVAAGVAAAVLVGVNVTSPVATHDVLANQSQAPIYVAPNQNPLALPATTFVRQSAPVAPINENLQAQLKSQIDGYLVRHAENAAASGGQGLLPLARVMQTKPEDTN, encoded by the coding sequence ATGAACGATAAAATTAAAGAATCTTTGTCGGCACTGGTCGACGGCGAATTGGATGCCTTCCAAACGCGCCGTGTGCTGCAGGAAGCTGACAAAGACGCGTCGGTTGATACGGCCTGGGATTCGTACCAACGAATCGGCCGGGTAATGCGCGCCAGCGCTGACGCGGAAATCGATTTGAGCGCCGGCATTATGGCCCAGATCAGCGGCCAGGTAGTGAGCGACGACGTATCGCCTCAAACGCCGGTGCAGACGCGCTGGATCCAGCGTTGGACCGGTCAGGTTGCGGTCGCGGCGGGTGTGGCGGCGGCCGTGCTGGTCGGTGTTAACGTGACCAGCCCGGTGGCGACGCACGATGTGCTGGCCAACCAGTCGCAGGCACCGATTTATGTAGCGCCGAACCAAAACCCGTTGGCACTGCCTGCGACGACCTTTGTGCGCCAAAGCGCACCGGTGGCGCCGATTAACGAAAATCTACAAGCGCAGCTTAAATCCCAAATCGATGGATATCTGGTACGCCACGCTGAAAATGCCGCGGCCAGTGGTGGCCAAGGTTTGTTACCCTTAGCGCGTGTGATGCAAACCAAACCCGAGGACACCAATTGA
- the rpoE gene encoding RNA polymerase sigma factor RpoE — MKVSPEDPDDVLVSQAGKGNARAFEYLVKKYQHRVLALIGRYIRDSHEAQDVAQDAFVRAFKALPNFRGDAQFYTWLYRIAVNTAKNHLVSRGRRAPTTDIDIADAEQFDSADALRSHDSPEANDRRDRLELAVRKAIAELPEDLRVALTLRELEGKSYDEISAIMACPVGTVRSRIFRARDTVSAKIEPYMEGTFREGQGQ, encoded by the coding sequence ATGAAAGTTAGCCCCGAAGATCCCGATGACGTGCTGGTCAGCCAAGCCGGCAAGGGCAATGCGCGCGCGTTCGAATACCTGGTCAAAAAATACCAGCACCGCGTGCTGGCGTTAATTGGGCGCTACATTCGTGACTCACACGAGGCCCAGGATGTCGCTCAGGACGCCTTTGTTCGGGCCTTTAAGGCGCTGCCTAATTTTCGTGGTGATGCGCAGTTCTACACCTGGTTGTATCGAATCGCGGTCAACACTGCGAAAAATCACCTGGTCTCGCGCGGTCGGCGCGCGCCGACCACCGACATCGACATTGCCGACGCTGAACAGTTTGACTCTGCCGATGCCTTGCGCAGCCATGATTCGCCGGAAGCGAATGATCGCCGTGACCGTCTAGAGTTGGCGGTGCGCAAGGCGATCGCCGAATTGCCTGAAGACCTGCGGGTTGCATTGACCCTGCGCGAACTGGAAGGCAAAAGCTACGATGAAATTTCGGCGATCATGGCGTGCCCCGTTGGCACCGTCCGTTCACGCATCTTTCGGGCACGCGACACGGTGTCTGCGAAAATAGAACCCTACATGGAGGGAACTTTCCGTGAGGGTCAGGGTCAATGA
- a CDS encoding FAD assembly factor SdhE: MISDVEFRRLIWHSRRGMLELDVLLGPFTQLHFKTLDDTDQAHYLRLIEGEDADIWGWLQGTLAPADADIGRIVAMINEKVGAGLVR; encoded by the coding sequence ATGATTTCTGATGTCGAATTTCGCCGCCTGATTTGGCATAGCCGCCGCGGCATGCTCGAGCTGGACGTGCTGCTGGGCCCGTTTACACAGTTGCACTTCAAAACTTTGGACGACACTGACCAGGCCCACTACTTGCGGTTGATCGAGGGCGAGGACGCGGATATCTGGGGCTGGTTACAGGGCACATTGGCACCTGCGGATGCGGACATCGGCCGCATTGTCGCGATGATCAACGAAAAGGTCGGGGCCGGCCTGGTGCGTTGA
- a CDS encoding DegQ family serine endoprotease, with product MQRILTLLVPLSLWVGAVQAALPEFTELVKRVSPSVVNISTTNVIEQTSADDPRMDQLPDIFREFFGNPQGPRGFDAPGGNRPEPRSLGSGFIISEDGYVLTNNHVIENAEEIIVRLNDRSELVATVVGTDPRSDLALLKIDGDNFPAVEMGQASKLEQGEWVLAIGSPFGFDYSVTAGIVSAIGRSLPRENYVPFIQTDVAINPGNSGGPLFNLDGEVVGINSQIYTRSGGFMGVSFAIPVDMAMDVVAQLRDTGEVKRGWLGVLIQEVNRDLAESFGLPKPQGALIAQVIADGPAANSELKAGDVVLTFNGNDVMRSSELPPLVGRVRAGASVPVEVWRDGSRQTISVTVGELPDERGIAQAFGRGNTSASVAGLSVESVPDTLKQEWDIAGGVLIKGITSRRAQAAGIRVGDVILQMAGTEIADVAGFRQLMKDLEGRGRVPVLLVRDGNPTFVSLRL from the coding sequence ATGCAACGCATTTTAACTCTGCTGGTTCCGCTGTCGCTTTGGGTGGGCGCGGTCCAGGCCGCACTGCCTGAATTCACTGAACTGGTAAAGCGGGTATCCCCGTCCGTGGTTAATATCTCGACCACCAACGTCATCGAACAGACCAGTGCCGACGATCCGCGTATGGATCAGCTGCCCGATATTTTTCGCGAGTTTTTCGGTAACCCCCAGGGACCTCGGGGCTTTGACGCGCCCGGTGGCAACCGCCCGGAGCCGCGCTCGCTCGGGTCGGGCTTTATTATCAGCGAAGACGGCTATGTGCTGACCAACAACCATGTGATCGAAAACGCCGAAGAAATTATCGTGCGCTTGAATGATCGCAGCGAGCTGGTCGCGACAGTGGTCGGAACGGATCCGCGTTCGGACTTGGCGCTGTTGAAAATCGACGGCGACAATTTCCCGGCGGTTGAAATGGGCCAGGCCAGCAAACTCGAACAAGGCGAGTGGGTGTTGGCGATTGGCTCCCCGTTTGGCTTCGATTATTCGGTGACGGCGGGCATTGTCAGCGCCATTGGCCGTTCACTGCCGCGTGAAAACTATGTTCCCTTCATCCAGACCGACGTCGCCATCAACCCGGGTAACTCGGGCGGACCGCTGTTTAACTTGGACGGTGAAGTGGTCGGTATCAACAGTCAAATCTATACCCGCTCTGGGGGCTTCATGGGTGTGTCCTTTGCGATTCCGGTCGACATGGCGATGGACGTCGTGGCCCAGTTACGCGACACCGGCGAGGTCAAGCGCGGTTGGTTGGGCGTGTTGATCCAGGAAGTTAACCGCGACTTGGCGGAATCCTTTGGCTTGCCTAAACCCCAGGGCGCGCTGATTGCCCAGGTCATTGCCGACGGTCCTGCGGCAAACTCGGAGCTCAAAGCCGGTGACGTGGTGCTGACGTTTAATGGCAACGACGTGATGCGCTCCAGCGAGTTGCCGCCCCTGGTTGGTCGTGTTCGTGCCGGTGCCAGTGTCCCCGTTGAAGTCTGGCGCGATGGGTCACGCCAGACCATCAGTGTGACCGTCGGCGAACTGCCGGATGAACGCGGCATTGCACAGGCCTTTGGGCGCGGCAATACCAGTGCATCGGTCGCCGGCTTGTCCGTCGAAAGTGTGCCGGACACCCTGAAGCAAGAATGGGATATCGCCGGTGGCGTACTGATTAAAGGCATTACCTCGCGGCGCGCCCAAGCCGCGGGCATTCGCGTCGGTGACGTGATTTTACAGATGGCCGGTACCGAGATCGCCGACGTCGCGGGCTTCCGGCAACTGATGAAAGATCTAGAAGGGCGTGGTCGCGTGCCGGTGCTGCTGGTGCGTGACGGTAACCCGACCTTCGTGTCGCTGCGCCTGTAA